From the genome of Dehalococcoidales bacterium:
ATTGGGAATAGGCAAATTGAGGCCTACACTTGCCTGGGTCGGGGTTATATCTGCACTCATCCCGTTGCCAAAGTTCTTCATGAAGTTCTTTAACGGGTTGACAAATTCCAGGCATCCGGCAAATTCAGTTTGATCGATGTCGACATCTACATCGGCTTTCTTGCCGGTTTCGGCGGTAAATACAATCTTGGTGAAATGCAGTTTCAGAAACAGCAGGCTTCCGTTACCGATCATGTTGACCCAGAAATCACGCAGGTCCCCGGATATGTTATATCTAGGCTCGCCGGGAGGATCCAGCGGTGTGGTGAATACCCCCTTCACCTCCATGCTGGTTAAGGAAGTCGGCTCGAATATTCCCATTGGGTCAGCCTTTACATCCGGCTTCCAGTCCAGCCGGGTTTCCAGCGCCTGGGGAGGAAGAAGGTTGTTACCGTTCGGGTAGATCACGTGGTTGGTAAGCTTGGGAGTTTTACGGCCGTCTCCCATGGTAGCCGCCTGGATGATTTCAGCCAGCAGCAAGCCTCCCAAAATCTTCGCTCCAGAAAAGAACTGGTCCGGGTTGAAAGTGGTTGGTACGGTATCCACCGAGCCACCGACCGGCCCGATACTACGGGACAGCCCTCCGATGTTTATATTGGGGGTAATCACCCCGCCGGATTTGTCTCCGGAGCCGTCGAAGCTTAATCCGACTCCGCTTTTCAACTTCGCCCAGACGTAAGCCGGGTTGGAAGCCGGCTGAAAACCGCCAGTAAGATAACTCGGATGTAATTGAATAATCACCGGTCCGGGTAGTGATCCTCCAGATGTCTGTTCGGCAGCACTGAGGCGCACCTCGGCTTCTTGCCAGGTAGGAAAGAAGCGTGCCTGGGTATCCGGTAGAGCTATATTGGAAGGGGAAGGAAGCGTTGCTCCGAGGGTAATTATTTTAACTTCTGTGCTGGTATCGCCCGGCTTGCCGCCGGATACTCCATCTTTCTTCGAGCTGGGGGCAAAGGCAACTTTCTGCCCTTGCAGGGAGCGGTTGCGCCTCTGCTCGTTGGCAGCGGCAGTGTTATAGGCTTCAACTGCTCCTTCCAGGAACGAAACAACATCTGCCGGCTGTTGCAATGTCGAAGAGATAAATGCCAGTGGAGTTGTAAATTCACTCTTTTGCCCGTCTCCATCGGTTGCCACCAGATGGAATAAATAATCATTGCCGGCAACCCGCGGCCAGAATGCCTTTTGGCCTTGCCCCTCAAGATCATAGGCATCTCCATGCAGACTGGGGTCATCCAGCGAGGGGGTAACCAGCGTGGTTATCCTGACGCTTTCAAACGGCCACTGTCTGCCCTGGTGGGGCTGTGAAGAGTGTGCCGGATAGGTTTTAACCGGCTGGCGTACCACAATGAAAAAACGCTGCCGGAGGTACGCAGCCGGTTTCCCGCCAAGGGTGGACGAGCCCGGAACCGCTTGGCATTTGCGTTCGGTAACTTTAACCAGTGTGGCGGAATGCCCGGTGGGGAACAAAAAACCCTTGTATACCACACGCACATAAGAGTCTCTTGCCATAGCCGCCAGATGGCGCCATTCAATCACATCCAGGTCGGCAGCCGCCGGTGCATCCGGCCACTGGCCAATAGTATCCATCCAGGCACCCAAACTGCTTAACATAAAGCGTTCAGCCTGAATGGGTTGTGGCTTGTAGTACTGCGTTATATTCCCAGGCGGTATGATGTTGTAATCGGAAGTGAGCCGTACCAGTTGCCACCGGTCGTTATTGGTAAGGCTCATTCTGAATGGAGTCAAATCATTGGCATCCGGTGTAACAGCGCGGTCAAAACCGGGAGTCCAGATAGCCCGCAGAGTTCGGTACAGCTCTTCCTTTTCATCTACGGTAAAAGTGCCTGTTTTTTCACCGGTTGTTTTTCGCACTCCCAGCCGTGTATGCCACAACTCGGTAACGTTGTTGTGAGTTACCGTGCTGGAAGCATGCGCCCAGCCGGCATACCGGTTGGGGGAAATTATCAACTGCCAGGGAACTTCGATGGCTGTCTGCCACCAGAGCGGCTCCGAAGGCTCTTTTCCGGAAACTGTTTCATCCACCGGTAATGCTGTAGGCGCAACGCTGAGTTCGTATTTTTCCCAGGAAAGCAGTTCGTTTAAAGTAAACGGAATCGGCGGAGTCCCGGGCGGGATCTTGAATACCAGCCGGCTCGGTCCGCTGAGCCTGGCAGCCACCGAACCCGGTTGCGGAAGAGGATCAGAACCGCCGGGCGGGTTGGGGGAATTATCCGGGTCTTCGGTATCATCACTGAACTCTTCTGCAGTTTCCAGAAATGCCTGCTCGCCAATGCTCTGCGGCATGTAATCATTGCCATGGGCAAAGTTCACCACGATGTAAGCATCCCGGTCCGGATTTTTCCGTTCCAGGTTGGCACCATTCAGCTTGAGGTGGTAAAAATCAAACTTGAGAGCCAGCATATCCTGCTTGCGCAATACCGATGCACTGAAGTCCGGCTTGACCGTATCGGGTTCGTCCGGAGAGCACCCTTCGAGCGGCAGTTTGATGTTGCAGGAATCGATGGCTATTTGGGGCACAACTCCATTGATCAGCATTATCGAACCACCCAAAGCTGCCAGTTTCAGCAGGGCACGTCGAGTTATCGGCTGGCTGCCGAGTGCATCGGTAACCAGCAAGATCTGTCTGAGGATTAATGGGTCCTGTATCGACGGCAGATCCGAATGTTTGTTGGCACTAAAAAAATCGGATACAAAGCGCCGCCTATCAATATCCTGGGGATCATCTTCGAGAGGGGATTGGTCTCCGTTTGGATCCAGATTACCTGCTTCCATAAACACACCTCCTGGATGCGTTTGAACAGTGTAAATACTCCTATGGAACCAGAGCTTTAGTGTTGATTGTTAAAGCCCTTTTTGGATATTGTTTTAGTAGCCCCTTCCTCCTGAGTCATAATAAAATAATGTATAGAATAGAAATATAGAACGCAGCCGCGTCAGTGTCAATAGGGATTAATATCATTACTCACGGAAAAGTTTTTGGTAAACGGATGCACGTCTTTGCGCATCCGTTTACCAATGTCAATAGATCAGGCAGGTCTGATGATATTATTCAGGCCTGCCTGGATTGTTTAACATGTCAATAGAGGCTGAAACTACCTAAACTTCAGGATTTACCACACGGCCGACAAATAGATTGGCTCCGGTGATATTATCTCGAATAAGGTATATAAAAGGTCGGTTCATATTAAACTCAACCTGCTGCGAAGGGGCTGAAACTGTCTGCATAATCACTGCAGTTGCAGCTGCTGCTTCAGTGCCAGCTTCGTTGACTGAGATGAAGGCCTTGTGCACAACCTCAGCTATGCTAAGATCCTGAGCACCTGTCATACCGGAAAAGTCTGCCCCTTCGGTAAAAGCGATTGGCATGCCCATATCAGCAAGGGAATCCTTTAAATTAAAGCGCGATTCGTATTTAAATTTTGGCATGCTCAGTATTACCTGATGACTCGAGAGAGCTTCTGTGATGCCGAAAACAACATCGGCATTTATATTTTCTTCAAATGTTTTGAAATAACCTTCGGCAGGAAGCAGGATAATCATTGAAAGCTCCTGTCCGTCATAAGGTATTTCTATTGCCTGGTAGTAATCACCCTCTGTGTAATTGAACCTTTGTTCCTGTTTCATCATCGAAACAGACAATCGGGAACCATCAAGCAGGAAGAAAAGCTCTTCTGTGGTAACCTCCTCGTCGAAAGGGTAAAGCCAGGCTGCGTTGAAATAAATTGCATTGGTTAACACCAGCCGGGTCAGTGCATCTATTGCTCCAGCGGGGACTAAATCCTTAATACGTTCCTCGGTTTGCTGGCTAACCCAGTCATTTATAACCTTGCGGGATTCTTCTGTATCTTCTATAAAATCTAATATCCGTAATCCCGCATCATAATTTTCTGCCAGAACATCCAGGAAATCATCCATAAAATAGTAGTTTTCCTGACCCCAGATGGCATTGACGACATTTAATCTGAAGCCGTCACCGTCACTGCCTTTAGCACCTTCCCCCCGTTTGGCCAGCTCTATGTCCAGCTGGTTAAAAGCCGGGTGCAAATCGTCTTGAGATAGATAGAAATGCAGGGTTTCAGCAATCTGTTCAGCCGTCATCCCCAGGGCGCCAGCATAGGTCATAGCCAGTGCCACCGAAATCGAATGCGGAGAATAAAACAGGTTGTCATCTTCTATTGATCTAAGCGCGTGGTAGAGATCATATGCGAAATCGCTGTTACCTTCCACCAGCGTTTCCAGCTCCGCTGAGCTTACATCAGGGGAGGTAATACGATGTTTATCAGATTTAAGAACTTCGGCAGATACGGTTTGTGAGCAAGCCGCAAGAGAAGCGGTTAAAATCAGGGCGAGCAAGAATAATAAACCTTTGTTTAGTGTCTTAAAATGCATACCATTACCCCCTTAAAGTGGCAACTGTTATTACTATAACGCAATAAATGATACCGGGTTAGCATTATAACAAAGAAAAGCGCATTGACTTTTTTGGGCGCACTTCAA
Proteins encoded in this window:
- a CDS encoding serpin family protein; protein product: MHFKTLNKGLLFLLALILTASLAACSQTVSAEVLKSDKHRITSPDVSSAELETLVEGNSDFAYDLYHALRSIEDDNLFYSPHSISVALAMTYAGALGMTAEQIAETLHFYLSQDDLHPAFNQLDIELAKRGEGAKGSDGDGFRLNVVNAIWGQENYYFMDDFLDVLAENYDAGLRILDFIEDTEESRKVINDWVSQQTEERIKDLVPAGAIDALTRLVLTNAIYFNAAWLYPFDEEVTTEELFFLLDGSRLSVSMMKQEQRFNYTEGDYYQAIEIPYDGQELSMIILLPAEGYFKTFEENINADVVFGITEALSSHQVILSMPKFKYESRFNLKDSLADMGMPIAFTEGADFSGMTGAQDLSIAEVVHKAFISVNEAGTEAAAATAVIMQTVSAPSQQVEFNMNRPFIYLIRDNITGANLFVGRVVNPEV